One window from the genome of Oryza glaberrima chromosome 3, OglaRS2, whole genome shotgun sequence encodes:
- the LOC127767926 gene encoding protein IQ-DOMAIN 19-like, with the protein MGRAGRWLRSFLPGKKDRARAPAPEKEQAVAVVTTPGAKEKRRWSFRRPAVKDGGGGFLEPRVDPDQHAVAVAIATAAAAEAAVAAKQAAAAVVRLAGSSRRGVVVVGIEEAAAIKIQCVFRSYLARKALCALRGLVKLQALVRGHLVRRQASNTLRCMQALVAAQHRARAARLRLLDDDKEKPLLRTPRMTPTRRSPHHPRFRHQQQQQEAEENVKIVEVDTGFGGGGGSGEAHCTPRTSSRRSSCYATPLCRTPSKVELYQKVSPTPSALTDASARTYSGRYDDFSFSTARNSPWHHHHASDVPCKPHHPHHGNGDHPLFFPNYMANTESSRAKARSQSAPRQRASVSSSASEASSVPWERQASARRRASLEAQAASAPPNKCGAAMMARVQRCPSQASAPASCPWGSRLPDHDSECGSTSTVLTAATTTYCWSLATDNAAAAMA; encoded by the exons aTGGGCAGGGCGGGTAGGTGGCTGCGAAGCTTTTTGCCGGGGAAGAAGGACAGggcgagggcgccggcgccggagaaggagcaggcggtggcggtggtgacgaCGCCGGGGGCGAAGGAGAAGAGGCGGTGGAGCTTCcggaggccggcggtgaaggatggtggtggtggtttctTGGAGCCGCGGGTGGACCCCGACCAGCACGCTGTCGCGGTGGCCAtagccacggcggcggcggcggaggcggcggtggcggccaagcaggcggcggcggccgtagtCCGGCTCGCCGGGTCGTCGAGgcggggcgtcgtcgtcgtcggcattgaggaggcggcggcgatcaaGATCCAGTGCGTCTTCAGGTCCTACCTG gcgAGGAAGGCGCTGTGCGCGCTGAGGGGGCTCGTGAAGCTGCAGGCGCTGGTGCGCGGCCACCTCgtgcggcggcaggcgagcaACACGCTCCGCTGCATGCaggcgctcgtcgccgcccaGCACcgggcgcgcgccgcgcgcctccgcctcctcgacgacgacaaGGAGAAGCCCCTCCTCCGCACCCCGAGGATGACGCccacccgccgctcgccgcaccACCCCCGCTTCcgtcatcagcagcagcaacag gaggcggaggagaacgTGAAGATCGTGGAGGTGGACACCGGAtttggcggcggaggtggcagcggcgaggcgCACTGCACGCCGAGGACGTCGTCCCGGCGGAGCAGCTGCTACGCGACGCCGCTGTGCCGCACGCCGTCCAAGGTGGAGCTGTACCAGAAGGTGTCGCCGACGCCGTCTGCGCTGACGGACGCCAGCGCGCGGACGTACAGCGGCCGGTACGACGACTTCTCCTTCTCCACGGCGCGGAACAGCCCgtggcaccaccaccacgcctcCGACGTGCCGTGCAAGCCGCATCACCCGCACCACGGCAACGGCGACCACCCGCTCTTCTTCCCCAACTACATGGCGAACACGGAGTCGTCGCGCGCCAAGGCGCGGTCGCAGAGCGCGCCGCGGCAGCGCGCGTCGGTGTCGTCGTCCGCCAGCGAGGCGTCGTCGGTGCCGTGGGAGAGGCAGGCGAGCGCCCGGCGCAGGGCGTCGCTGGAGGcgcaggcggcgtcggcgccgcccaaCAAGTGCGGCGCCGCCATGATGGCGCGCGTGCAGCGGTGCCCGTCGCAGGCGAGCGCGCCGGCGTCGTGCCCGTGGGGGTCGAGGCTGCCGGACCACGACAGCGAATGCGGGTCGACGAGCACCGtgctcaccgccgccaccaccacctactGCTGGTCGCTCGCCAccgacaacgccgccgccgccatggcatGA